A single window of Oncorhynchus clarkii lewisi isolate Uvic-CL-2024 chromosome 10, UVic_Ocla_1.0, whole genome shotgun sequence DNA harbors:
- the LOC139418953 gene encoding uncharacterized protein, translating into MANCNDMVFHTQIASIMEVLANTAVAGICKLVDDDYAVFRLEITQSQKENRALRRKLQLLELKVARERRPSSAKILERYRGMARGEGHLTGGHRGFVKPVGHNTWRDDQPITVDEGSGTSTQHVIVIESAEAAGPGVKLEGSEGEEDPRHRRDIQTGVEDPTTAAAQPRTRRSITEVSGTLTAVLKSKTDTKTLTVTHSLLHTGHDHMSDPGLGSLVCPPASSSDYLPVFHQSQRPVHSRGDGDTLDTGGDDPTCSYTTEDPEDLNMPLGLETQADLSIGDWNQYSSSVYSEGYLDKKGEGLVIDEVTVKLEGDVPPTWNADHLREGHSQGRDFLDYRESLETNPNVATHSPLHKLRERNPVSTSMGSSDSHGHILFDQVLNSNRDKTQAWGGGATSGNSKEKRFLCMFCNKGFSCPQKVEIHQRVHTGEKPFSCTQCHMRFTEAGTLKRHQRVHTGEKPYSCPQCEKRFSRQDKLKRHLKVHTGERPFACTHCGKRFSERSYLRIHQEKTHSTLT; encoded by the exons ATGGCTAACTGTAACGatatggtttttcacactcaaatagcctccatcatggaggtTCTAGCGAATACAGCCGTGGCAGGGATCTGTAAACTCGTAGAtgacgactatgcagtgtttcgtttggaaataactcaaagccagaaagaaaacagggcaTTGCGGAGGAAGCTACAGCTACTGGAACTGAAGGTGGCACGGGAACGCCGTCCCAGTAGTGCCAAGATCCTCGAGCgatacagaggaatggcaagag GTGAAGGACACCTCACTGGAGGTCACAGGGGCTTTGTGAAGCCAGTGGgacacaatacatggagagatgaccaaccaattacagttgatgaggggagtggaacctcaacccagcatGTTATCGTGATAGAG TCTGCAGAGGCTGCAGGTCCTGGGGTGAAGCTAGAGGggtctgaaggagaggaggacccacGGCACAGGAGAGACATCCAGACTGGAGTCGAGGACCCTACCACCGCCGCAGCGCAGCCCAGGACTCGACGCAGTatcacggaggtcagtggaacgcTGACCGCCGTCCTCAAGTCAAAGACGGACACCAAGACTTTAACTGTAACTCACAGTCTCTTACATACAGGACATGACCACATGTCAGACCCCGGTCTGGGGAGCCTGGTCTGTCCTCCTGCTTCCAGCTCAGACTATTTACCGGTATTTCACCAGAGCCAGAGGCCTGTTCATTCCCGTGGGGATGGAGACACGTTAGATACTGGTGGTGATGATCCTACTTGTTCTTACACTACAGAGGACCCAGAGGACCTCAACATGCCCTTGGGTTTAGAGACACAGGCAGATCTGTCTATAGGGGACTGGAACCAGTACAGTAGTAGCGTATACTCTGAAGGGTACTTAGATAAGAAAGGGGAGGGGCTGGTCATAGATGAAGTGACTGTGAAATTGGAGGGTGATGTCCCTCCCACATGGAATGCAGATCACCTAAGAGAAGGCCACTCGCAGGGCAGAGATTTCTTAGACTACAGGGAAAGCTTAGAGACAAATCCAAATGTTGCGACCCACTCCCCTTTACACAAGCTCAGAGAGCGCAACCCTGTGTCCACGTCGATGGGGTCTTCTGATTCACACGGCCACATCCTTTTCGatcaggtattgaactcaaaCAGGGATAAAACCCAGGCTTGGGGAGGGGGAGCAACATCAGGCAATAGTAAAGAGaaacggttcctctgcatgttctgtaacaaaggcttcagctgcccccagaaggtggagatccaccagagggtccacacaggagagaaaccattcaGCTGCACCCAGTGCCACATGCGCTTCACCGAGGCTGGCACCCTGAAgcggcaccagagggtccacacaggggagaaaccttacagctgcccccagtgtgagaagaggttctcccgcCAGGACAAACTGAAGAggcacctgaaggtccacacgggAGAGAGGCCGTTCGCCTGTACGCACTgcgggaagaggttctcagagaggagctacctcagAATACATCAGGAAAAAACCCATTCCACTCTAACATAG